The following proteins come from a genomic window of Sebastes fasciatus isolate fSebFas1 chromosome 6, fSebFas1.pri, whole genome shotgun sequence:
- the LOC141768787 gene encoding alpha-(1,3)-fucosyltransferase 7, with product MTTSGSRAFLLLLLLLFLISLSQLLYHSFLDQKLGPEKYPPAVPQRNICILLWHWPFGRSYRLKGDKCLEMYNISRCFLTANTSAFSTADVVVFHHHELRGGLSSLPLHLDRPASQHWVWLSMEPPVNNGNLTQFAGLFNWTMSYRRDADIFIPYGKTMVGGDKLGFPAASNRSCLVSWMVSKYKPHQVRAGVYQSLKNQIPIEVYGKWNRKPLSAKKLLPTIAKCIFYLSFENSEAKDYISEKLWRNAFQAGAVPVVLGPSRATYEALAPPGSFIHVADFKSTADLAAYMKHVAADRQAYEKYFQWHHTHRIKTYTDWRERLCQICVQYPSLPDNKVYQDLESWVNS from the coding sequence ATGACAACATCTGGATCCagggccttcctcctcctcctcctcctcctcttcctcatctcccTCTCACAGCTGCTTTATCACAGCTTCTTGGACCAGAAGCTCGGTCCGGAGAAATATCCTCCTGCTGTTCCTCAGAGAAACATCTGCATCCTGCTGTGGCACTGGCCATTCGGGCGCTCTTACAGGCTCAAAGGAGACAAATGCCTCGAGATGTACAACATCAGCCGCTGTTTCCTCACCGCTAACACCTCCGCCTTCTCCACTGCTGATGTGGTTGTCTTCCACCACCACGAGCTGAGAGGAGGTCTGTCCTCGCTCCCTCTGCACCTGGATCGCCCAGCCTCCCAGCACTGGGTGTGGCTGTCCATGGAGCCTCCTGTCAACAATGGAAACCTCACACAGTTCGCCGGCCTCTTCAACTGGACGATGAGCTACAGACGTGATGCCGACATATTCATCCCCTATGGAAAGACCATGGTGGGAGGTGATAAGCTAGGCTTCCCGGCTGCTTCAAATCGCTCCTGCCTTGTCAGCTGGATGGTGAGCAAATACAAGCCTCACCAGGTTCGGGCTGGTGTTTATCAAAGTCTAAAGAATCAAATCCCCATAGAGGTGTACGGCAAGTGGAACAGGAAACCCCTGTCAGCGAAGAAGCTGCTGCCCACAATTGCAAAGTGTATTTTTTACCTGTCGTTTGAGAACTCTGAGGCAAAGGACTACATTAGTGAGAAACTCTGGAGGAACGCTTTCCAAGCAGGGGCCGTGCCAGTAGTTCTCGGGCCCAGCAGGGCGACCTACGAGGCCCTGGCTCCACCTGGTTCCTTTATCCATGTGGCTGATTTCAAGAGCACAGCAGATCTGGCTGCCTATATGAAGCATgtagctgcagacagacaggcctaTGAAAAGTACTTCCAGTGGCACCACACTCACAGAATAAAAACCTACACTGACTGGAGAGAAAGGCTGTGTCAAATCTGTGTTCAGTACCCCAGTTTACCAGACAATAAAGTCTATCAGGACCTGGAGAGCTGGGTTAACAGCTAA